From the Candidozyma auris chromosome 2, complete sequence genome, the window TACTCTGTGGATGCCTTGCTCGGTTTGAACACAAAGCGTTTAGCCGCTCCAACACACTCTTTAGAGTTTGATCGCAAGGAGGAGCACGAGGCGCTTGTGAAACGTCATGAAGAATTCGCCAGGTTGAATGGCATTTCATATTCTTTAGATGACATCGTGGGGGGAGAGAACGAAAATACTCATCACATCAATGATTTGGAGTACAAAGACGAGGGTGACCAGACTGCCTCAGACAGGAAGCCATCAATCGGCAAAGATCTTTCAGTAGCCCAGAACTTGACACCAACTCCGCTTGAAAGACTTGGCCAAAGCTCTCACAAAAACCTCTATTTCGCAGTCATATATCTAGCTCCGGGTGACTACCATCGTTACCATTCGCCTACAAATTGGGTCACTACCTTGAGACGTCACTTTATCGGTGAACTCTTCTCCGTGGCTCCATTCTTCCAAAAGACCTTGCCGGGTTTATTCGTGCTCAATGAAAGAGTAGCTCTCTTAGGTTACTGGAAGCACggcttcttttcaatgATTCCTGTTGGAGCCACCAACGTTGGAAGTATTGTAGTAAACTTTGacaaagatttgaagaCTAATGATGTGTACGAGCACGAGGTGTATctgagaagttcaagatcCTCATCGCCCAGCGAGACGACGGCtctacttgaagaaggtaaAAGTATTTCGGTGAGGTCCACGGAAAATACAGTCTCTAAGcccaaaaagttgaagaagaacaccGTCTATGAGGCAACATACACTAACGCTTCCACACTTCTCGGCGGTTTCCCCTTAAGAAAAGGCGAAGAGGTGGGTGGATTCAAGTTGGGATCCACGGTGGTGTTGGTTTTCGAGGCCCCTGATAACTTCCATTTCGATCTTCAGGTTGGTCAGAAGATAAAAATGGGTGAGTCTCTTGGCAGATTCAAGTAGCATAAAAGCATGTAGCATAATAGAATCTATTTATATGAATTTCATGGTTATTTTGTGGAATatttttgttggtgaaaaGTTGAGTAAAAAAACCACGCTGGACTACAAGCCTCAAGTGAATAATTTTAGTAACATTATAGCTTCTGAAAAATCTCCGGGAGATTGTGATATTTTCTCTACTGTGACTCTTTTCTTACTTACATCTTCATTAGATTTATTGGCATTTATAGCTTGGAAGATACCAGAGTATCAAACTTACCACACAATTGTTATACACATGCGAAGATCTACAGCAAACGCGAACTGTACATACAAAAGAATCcgttcaaaaaaaaatcctaATCGAGAAACttaagaaaaaataaatgAAAAATAAAACTCTCACAATGAAGCctaaaataaaaaaaaaaagaaacaaactCTCGAGCTTCAATGACTTTTGCACGTTGAATCGCCTTCTATTTACTCTTACATTTGGCGTTCCTTACGGCGCAGATCGCGAAACGGCCCTCTCTGGTACATCAACTTTGGCCTTCTTTGTGCAGTGCCCAAACTGTTCAGATACTCGCTTGATCCACTAAAAACCACTCGGACACTAACCGTTTCTTTTACACACCCCTACTTCTCTCACCAGCATATCCACCTGATCATGTCGTTTCTAAATACCATTAGGGGCTTCGGAcgctcttcaaagaaaacaaagaaggaCTACGAGACCCCAGGGATCCTTGCTCCTCCTGGCAACGGGAATGTATCGCCAATGAGAAGGTCCCAGCTGCCTTCCCGTATGTCCccttcaaaaagaggcTCACAGATCCTGTTTGCACCTTCTTCGCCGACAAGGCTATCAAGAGTGCCACGCTCTCGACTGCCGCAACGTTCATCTTACAACACATCAGATTCAGAGGAGATTCCTCTCTTCATGTGTGAGCCGTTCGTTAAGACAGCGTTGGTGAAGGGATCATTCAAGACGATCGTGCAACTACCTAAGTACGTTGATTATGGTGAGTGGCTATCACTAAACATATTCGAGCTTTACAACCACTTGAATCAGTTCTACGGCATCATATCAGATTACATAACGCCGGAGACAAACCCTACTATGAACGCTGGACCTAACATGAACTACTTGTGGATTGACACAAATGGACAGCCAGTAAATCTACCTGCTGACCAATATATCGAATACGTTTTGACGTGGATCTCaaacaagatcaacgaTCAGTCTGTATTTCCTACAAAAGATGGAGGGGCTTTTCCTCCGAACTTTATCAAAGATTGCAAGAACATCGTAAGACAAATGTTCAGAATATTTGCTCACATATATCATAATCACTTCGACAAGCTTGTTCATCTATCACTAGAGGCCCACTGGAATTCTTTTTTCGCCCATTTCATAGGTTTTTGCAAGGAATTTAACTTAatcgaaaagaaagaactcATGCCGTTGTTACCGTTGATAGAAAACTTCGAAGTTCAAGGAAAGATTATTTAGGTTCTACAATATAAGGGATTTTGGATGCTTCGTGTATGTACAGAATTTTGTAAAAAATCGTCTATAGATATGCAGATGAGTGTATAGTTTCTTATGATCATGAAAAGAAGTATTGTGACTCCTTTACTAGGCTTACATCAAGATCACCCTTGGATGGAATTTCGGGAAAAGTGAGTGGAGCAAGAATTTGCACGGAGTTCGATTGTGAAGCAGGAACTGAGATGGCATTCATGTCATACCCCTCAGTGACACTGACGGTCGTCGTGATGGTCTTCGCAGTCTCAATATCCTTGGGATCTGATGATTCGAGTAGCTCCtgtcttctcttttcaaggTAGACTTCGTCCGCAACAGTGAGGGCTCTCCCAAGGTCCTTGacaatcttctttctgacTTCCTTTACCTTTATTGCAACTTCATGATCACCAGGGATAGACATCACCTGAAGGAATCCCTTGTAGCGTCTTTCAAATTCGTCTTTCAATTTTTGGATGGAGTCTTCTTGGTGTAATTTGACAAATTGCTCTCTGATGTGCTTGTTCATTTGATCAACATCACTGGCGTGCGTCCAGTACGAATCATGAACGGATGCAAACGAAAGACCATCCTCACCGCATGCTTTCGCAGTCATCAACATATGAGTGGCATCTAAGGAATGCACAAAGTTTGGTGGAAATGCAGCCTGTTGCTTCCTGGCATCGACCTGAGAGGCACCAAATGGATCAGAAATGGAAACATCTTGCAAACTGGTTGTGATGGTCTGCTGTCTGTTGGCCCTGTATGGTTGAACACAAGGTAACCCAAGTGGAGTGGTCCATATGACGGAAGACAAATGGTTTGGCTTGTTAGAATTCGTAGCTGCAGTTTCCTCATAGTCGATTCTCACAGACTTCGAAATCCGTTTGGCAGCCTCTCCCAACCAGTCTTGAATCAAATGTGCACCTTCGAATAACTCTCTTACAGAGGCAAACACATGAGTTGTCAAGTATCTCGAGTAGATAGAAAGTTTGTCAGATGGCTCACccttgaacaaagaagcaatttgcttttcaatttGTGCCACTGCACCAACGTAGGTAACACCATAAACATTCGTCATCACTGTTTGCTTCACGACCTTTCTGGTGATCTTGCCTCTCAAAAATTGAGCTAGTTCGTCACCTGCCTCAGCTTCAGCATCGAGTCTCTTCTCGACGAGACCAGCAACATGCAGATAGACATCCTGAGGTCTATCGGCTGGAAGTAAGTTGACCTGACGGGCACCTTCAACATCACCACCTAAAGCTGCATAATGCTGCAAACCATTACATGTGCCATCCTGATGCACAGGAATGTAAGACACATATTTGGTTGGATCTTCAAGCTTATAGGCTTCGTTTAACTCGAAGCACACGCTGAGTACTTGCCAAGGTTTGTCACCTTTTATCCACCAGCGATCTTCTCCTAATGGGTCACGAGCTGTTTGAAATACCTTGTCCATGTTTTCTTCGACAAACTTCACGCGCTCATCCAAAGGAGCTTTGTCTTTACCATAAACGTTAGCGAGATGAATTTTTAACCATCTAAGACCACGCTCTCCAAGCTCCTTACCGTCCCAGAATAGGAAAAGAGATCTGGTCAAATCACTTCCCAAATGGTTGAAATGGGGAGAGATTGGGTAGGCCCTACCTCTGAAGTCGACGCTATGAGGGAAAAACATcttttctccaacaaaTGCCCTGGCGATTTCTAACTTGTAATTTATGTCACACCTCTGAGACCTGTGACCTGCCGCTTCATTTAAGATTTGTTTGACTTGCTTGATGTATTCGCTTTTCTGCGAAGGCTCAGCATTGGAAGGAAGTGGGGGAGGCAATTTGGGTTCCTCGGCAACAGGAGGTATATCCAAAAATTGTTCACCTGTGTTCCAGCACCGGGAGATTACATCGAGGACCTTAGAGTTGACCGTCCAGGCGGTCTCTCCCAAAATATTTAAACCTTTGTAAACTTCATCCAAGTTGTGAGCGTCCGAAGCAGCTTTCACATATGCGATGGTTTCCGCGGAATCCTTGATTCTCACAACGTTAGAAGGGGTGAACAAGTAGCCGCCCAGGTTGTGAGCAGTCCACGGTCTTGGAGGAACCAACATTGGAAGGAATGATGGCTGCACCAGGTTCACGAATGCATTTCCTCCGAGTTGTTTAACGAGGTTTTTGTGCAACTTGATAACACCGATTCTTTGACCCAGCATAAATTGATAGGTGTGATGGAATGCAGGCTGAAGACCCTTGACAGTCTTACCGGTGGTGGGATCAGTCCCACTGACTTGTACTTTTGCAAcatgaagcaaaagagtAGTGAGAACTGAGCCCAACTTAGCATACAAAGTATATGTCCAATCAGTTTGCACTGAAGCTGCCTCGATTGATTTTCTGCTCTTGACCACTTTCCTCCATTGAGTCAGGTTCATGAGTTTCTTGCTAGCATATTTCTTGTCCGCTCTCATGAGGCTCTGACACTTGTATTCAAGCTCGACAGCACGACCGACAGAAATAATTGCCCTAGCTGCACGCATACCATCCACAATACCACCTGTGctgttgagcttcaacaattcaaAGATGACAATAACACAGAGAGTCTTTGGTGGCACAAGTACAAAGTATGGAGCATAAAATGACCTGTCCTTCATTTgttttttctcctcttggGAAAGCTCAGACATATTGATCTCGTTATTGAGTAGTTGCTTGCACAACTGGTGTTCTTCCTCGACTAATGGAAGCATGTCACTATACCACTTGTACAATTGAACATTCAAGTTCTTGTTCATGGAAATTTCGCCACGTTGTTGAAGGGTATTAAATTCATGGTTCCACTTTGCACGGGCTCCCTCGATTCCTCGAGCTTCCAAATCCTTTTGACGTCTTTCGTTGAATATTTCGAGaattttgttgaatctAGCCTTGTCTTCAGGAGACttaagcttcttgaaaatctcatgacagtttcttttggagTCGGTAACattatgaagaagatgtgaGTCAATAGACCCATCAAGGTCCTTGAATAACAGctcaagatcaagcttGGTTTCCGATTTAAGACCCAAAAGCGTGTGTCTAATGACCTTCATACCAAATGAATCTACAGAACGAAGTGTAATGGCATCTTCCTTCTCTAAGATTGGTGCATCGACGGAATCACTCGAGAAGTATTCTGGGGTGTCGTCAGTTGATTTGGCATTGGATTCGCCTGGACTCCTCACCTCGTTGTAAACGGCAATTAAATCCTGTGGGACGTACAGAGGCTTCAAAGTGGGATCCCTGAAGATCTTGGTTAGACCTTCGATAGTGATGACATCCACGTTGTTTAGCATGTTGCGGAATAAATGGCGAGATTTTTTAGCACGATTAagccatttttcaaacttTTCAGGGTTTGAGAGACTTTTTCCTAGAAGTAAAGCGTATGTTCTATCGTTAGGTTGGAAGTTGAACTGTACCAGAGACTTTTCCACGTACAGCTCTAGGTCCTCGATGGTAGTGGAATCTTCCGCAGCGTAAGCTTCTAAGTACTTGTTCAAAAGCTGAGCAAATCCCTTTGCCTGATCAAGCAAGGGATATATAGCCTTGAGGATGTTATCTGCTCTATCGAAGTTCTTGGAAGCTAGAAGAGCATCTAACAAAGACTGAAGGTGCACAACGTCTTTCACAAAAGGTGACCTCGTCACTGGGTCGTAACTTGAAGACCAAGctacttcttttttctgttcTTCCGGGAGATCAGCGACGGACTCTGGAGAAATTTCGTTAAAAGGTTTCTGTGTGAGCGATACTTGCCTCGTCTTTTGAGTATGCAACTGTGCGTTCTTTTTTAGGTCTTCAACTATGGAAGGGTATGCATAATTTGCTTTAAATAGCGCTGGCTCTGGGTGTTCTCTGGTGGAAGTAGTGACACACCTTAAGTATGGTCGAAAGCGGAGATTTAGAAAGCCTGTCCTCAGAGATGAGGATTTAGCGGTTCTAAGCATGATGGATGCAGAGATGAGCGAGAGCTAGTATTAAATGGAAGGATATGTTCTCGAAACCTCAGATATAGCTATAGGAACCAGGAAGGATAAATGTAACTAAAATATGTAAAAAAGGACCGGGAGTTATGGTGATTAGTTAAACGTAGTGTGAGGTTTCTAGAGATTTTTCTCATCGGAGCACCTTATGCAAACTGGAAAAGTTGCAGTGCGCATCCATCCCATACTCTCGGCTTTTCACTAACACTATCATTTGCCACACCTGTACATTGTACCACACAAACGACCAGCAAGACAGGACACCATAGGGTATTATATCTATCAGATATGATATCGAAACGCTTTGCAGGTCGATTGCCCCAACTAGCAGCCACCTGACTTGTGGGTTCAGTCTGTTTCATGTAAGTAGCGCTgaacttcaaaagatgCATATCTCTCAAGTAATATAAGATGTACCCGTTCATCACAACCCCATCTCTGCTTGCAATGCCTTCAATGcctcctcatcctcgtcttcctccTGCGGCTTATCCTTATTTACCGTAGGGAAATTAGGAAGCTCGGGCTCCTCAAACGCAGGGGCCTTTTGCGCTGGTGCCTGTGCTGCGGTATTCTTCTGCTTGctttccttctcctcctcttgTAAAGCCGCCAATTCCTCGTCTAACTCATCCTCGTCCACATACTCACCACCCACTGGCCGCGAGATTGCCTCGGATATCTCGTCTGCCAACTCCACTTGCTCACGGATATCATCCATAGTGTTCTCCACCTTGTCAACATCGTACTCACCATGAATCTGCTTCATGGCCAGGGCGCCTTGTTTCATCGCCTTCATGGTCTCCAAGTTGAGGTTGGCGCTCTCTATCGCGGTCAACTGTGTCTCAAGTGAGTCAATTTGGTTCTcaatcttcatcaagttcgCCTCATACCccttttttcttttcaacgcattctttgccaaagctTTATTCGTGGAAATATGTTTTCTTGCAAGCTTATCTTGATCATCGATTTGCGACTCTAGATGGCTAcgcttcttgttgagcaTCTGGATATGCTCCCTCAACTCAACGATGGCCTTTTTCGgcaattctttcttttgctgcttGTTGCCTCCAAACATGTAGCTCCACATCTTGCCCTAAAATTCTTAGTGTGTGTAGTTGGAAGGTCTGTTAGTGTATAAGATGTACTGTAACGTTCTAAGATGGATATGACAAGGCAGGTATGATAAGAGCACCTCTGGTGGTGTTCCTTGGGTGATGCACGACCTTGCACATTTAAGGCAAAACCAGTTGAATTCATACGATGTTTGATAGGTTGTAAGAAGATTGAGTTTCAACGAAAAATCCTTTCCTACTCATTAAATACCAAGTATAACTGTGCATTAATTCATGTAGGCGTTAAGGTATGATTTGGCGAGGCAGCTATTCTACAAAGTGCGCAATATAATTACTTGCCGTGACTTCGGGCCTCACCAATGCCTATGATATCATCCATCTAACAAAACTTGAAAGCTCACAAAACATCTCTCTAGCTCACCATCACccacaaaaagaagaaaaatagCATCACACCgaagattttcaagaacaacCACCTGTTGTTGGAAATATGGGCGTAGTACTTGAGTAATTCTCTCTGAGCCCCCGATATGTTCATATCGATGTCTTCAACGTTTTGGTCAATTCTTTGAATTTGCTCACCCTGCTCAGTCACCATTGTTGCTAACTGGGAGAAGAGGTTGCCTACCTCATTAATGGTGGCTTCAATGGTCTCGACTGCACTGTTTCTCTGCTGTAGGTATTCGTTGCTCTGCTCTTCCATGAGAAGTAGCTGTCTGGTTTGGTCAGGTATGGAGAGAAGCTCAGCGCCTCCGTTCTGCGCTGGCTCATCTTCGAAACTATGCATGTATGGATTCTCCCCTAAGTTATGGGATGAGTTATTCACTCCCGTGCCCCTAGCGGAGTCGCTCTCACTGAGCGGCGTCAGAGAATTCTGTCGCCTGTTGGTGGCAGcactcaagaagttctccTGCCTAGTTTTGTTCATTAGCTCATTCTTCTGTCTAAGCTCCAAAACATTTTTGAACTCACCACTTacattcttcattttcgaGTTAAGCAAATTCAAAACATTTTTCGAGTACTGATTGATCTGAGAATCCATCTGGATGGACAGCTCTCCCTTGGCAAATCGCTGGAGATTTTGTATGCTCTGCTCAATCTTAAATATGTCTTGCTTGATTACATAGGTCAACTCGCCAATCTCCACGGGCCGGTCATCAAAGAGTGGTTTCTTCTTAGCCAAAAGTGCGAGCTTCAGTAGAAGCTCTGTTGTGTGGGCAATGTCTTTGGCGATTATCAGGGCTTGCTGGGAGAAACGTGATTTCTTGGGTGCCAGAGTGTCTTGCCGCTGCTGGCCGCCTTGCTGCCTTCTGTTGATTTTGTCATAAGACGACACGCATTGCTGGAACTCAAAAGTTCGATTTTGTATCGCCAGCGACATGTCTATGCTAGTATCTCGAGGGAGTAATGAGGGCCTGACTTTGAAAAGCGAAGGTGGTGCTGGTGTTCTTTTTGTACCGCGGTGTGCAGGTGAACCAGGGGAATAGCCAGCAGTTGTAACTACTTCAACCAAGTATGACTTAAGATGACATGGGTGACATTAGAACCTTATCGTGCTTTGTAGTCATTTTTTGTAATGTGTCTGCAACTTTTGGACATTAGAAAGCAAGAGGGGGGGGGTCAGAAGTGCTTTGCACTATGCTAGCGATGAACACAGTAGGAGAAGAATCTTGAGATAAAACCAACAAATTTTAAAACTTTTACTTGGCAATCTATGCAAACCAAAAGCCGAGTTTATTGATTCATGGGTTTGATGAGATTCCATACATATTTGCAAACACTTGAGCAACATTCGTcgtttgagaagaaggtcaaAGGTATCCATGACGAAGCGCTGGTCGCTGATCTTGACAGATCTTCATTGATAAAACAATTCTGCTAGGTTTTCTCAGCAAGTCAATTTACATTTCctcaaagctcttctttacaccattgaagaaatttgaTTTAGCGAAGTTATTGCCATCGAGAAAATGGAGGTAAATAATAGTCTTTTAACAGGTTTCGAACAAATATGactcttgaacaaagaaacCGGCGTCTTTTATCAGTATTTGGTTAGCGGTTGGTAACGTAATGGTTGATATAGCTTGATATACTTACGAATCAGTCGTACATGGACGATTATATCTGTACTTCATGCATTGAATATTTCATTCTAGTTCCGAACCAAAGATTTATTAGTTTATATTAAGAAAATTCTTAATACATTCTATTAACTCACTTTCACGAAGAGTTTTGTCTTCGAATACTTAAATTGACGcccattttgcagctaGTCGAGAGCAAATGTTACATTTTtacacccgtgcaccaaAAGGGCCAAATGGCAACAGCTCGGCTAGCCCTTCAAGTGCACCATGCGGTGTAGACTCCAAATGAGACACAAACTATGACTGATAACAACGTTGGCCAATCCCTCTTATTATGTCTTCGATTGTATAAATatctcttgaaaaataGACGGTTTTACGATGTTCACTATATTTGGCCCGCGTTCACTGCTGGAACTCTTAGAACCCAAGATAACATAAACAGCACTACAAAACCAATTATTTGCCATATCTAGTTTTTAGAGGTAATCTTGATCTATTTTTAAAGATATGTTGCCTCACAACGTAATTTGTTAATAtgtgctttttcaaatcagTTTTCTACTCATCTAGACCTTGCGTTTACACCGTGTTCCATTTTGTcgaatggctgcgaaaaggCTGAGACGCTCTCAAACACGACTAATACACGTTCGCTTAAAATCACCTTTTATCAGCCAAATCTGAAGAAACTCACATCATCATAATTGTTAAAATTTGTAGCTTACGAATTTGCCAAAACCTTCGCCTGAATGACACTATTTCAATAAGGTGGCCCTTATAGTTGGCCGTCCACGCGTTGCcaaaaagggaaaaaacTAAACATCTAAAGTCGCACTAACAAACACACAGAAAAAATACTGGTATTATCAAGTCGTGCATCACCCACCTTGATCCCTCACGAgtatcaacaaaaacatTTCCTCTAAATCACCTACAAAGATCATGAGAGAAATTGTACGTAAGCAAGTTCAAACTTTTACGTTTCATCCTCTAATTGGCCCTTACTAACTTCAGATCCATTTGTCCACCGGTCAGTGTGGTAACCAGATTGGCGCTGCCTTCTGGGAAACTATCTGTGGTGAACACGGTTTAGACAACAATGGGAATTACCATGGCGACGACGGAATCCAAAAGGCCAAATTGGACGTGTACTTCAATGAAGCCTCCTCCGGCAAGTACGTTCCTCGTGCCGTTCTCGTGGACTTGGAACCAGGTACCATCGACGCTGTCAAGCTGTCCCGTATTGGTAACTTGTTTCGTCCCGATAACTACATCTTTGGCCAGTCTTCTGCTGGTAATGTGTGGGCCAAGGGTCACTATACTGAAGGTGCCGAATTGGTCGACTCTGTTATGGATGTTGTGAGGAGAGAGGCCGAAGGTTGTGACTCGTTGCAGGGTTTCCAGATTACTCACTCCTTGGGTGGAGGTACTGGTTCTGGTATGGGtaccttgttgatctcgAGAATCAGGGAGGAATTTCCAGACAGAATGATGGCAACCTTTTCCGTGATGCCCTCTCCTAAAGTTTCCGACACCGTCATTGAACCATATAACGCGACCTTGTCTGTGCACCAGCTTGTGGAAAACTCCGATGAAACCTTCTGTATTGATAACGAGGCCTTGTATAATATCTGCCAAAAGACCTTACGCTTACCACAGCCTTCTTACGACCAGTTGAACAACTTAGTTTCGTCTGTGATGTCTGGCGTCACCACTTCCTTGCGTTACCCCGGCCAGTTGAACTCTGATTTGAGAAAGTTAGCCGTTAACTTAGTGCCATTCCCAAGATTGCACTTCTTCATGGTTGGTTACGCTCCCTTGACTTCAATGGGTTCCCAGTCCTTCAGATCTTTATCTGTTCCAGAGTTGACTCAGCAGATGTTCGATGCCAAAAACATGATGGCTGCTTCTGACCCTAGAAACGGCCGCTACTTGACAGTAGCTGCATTCTTTAGAGGAAATGTCTCTATGAAAGaggttgatgatgaaatgTACAAGGTTCAGACGAGGAACGCAGACTACTTTGTCGAGTGGATTCCTAACAATGTTCAGACTGCCGTTTGTTCAGTTCCTCCAAAGGATTTGGACATGGCTGCTACATTCATCGGTAATTCGACCTCTATTCAAGAATTGTTCAAGAGAGTTGGCGATCAGTTCAGTGCTATGTTtagaagaaaagctttcttGCACTGGTACACCTCTGAGGGTATGGATGAGATGGAGTTCACTGAGGCAGAATCCAATATGAATGACTTGGTAAGTGAATACCAGCAGTACCAGGAAGCCAGcgtggaagaagaagaggatgtGGATTATGGTGCCGAGGAGGCTCCTTTGACTGACAACATGGATTAATCGGGGTGGGCAAGCAAGCTTATACCATTTCTTCATGTATAGATTTATACCCTAGGTACACTGCTGTGTACATCTGTGTCGTTCGAGGCTGCTCATTGTTTATTTGCTCGTCGATGGTAAAGTGCCCGCTTGAAGGTTCATTGCAAAGCGGCTTCATCACCTACACACTCTCTTTATTTCGTATCATCTAATTTTAGTGAATTCTTTATTACGCCCTAATTtatggaaaaaaaaaaaattactGATTGAATTCGTAATGCGTGAATTGTATAGTATATGGCAGCTCGATGTGACGACGCAGCTCTAGATTGGCCACTCAGGTACCACCTCGAACAGGACTTTATAACAGTGAATGTAGACCTAGTGGTAAAATGCGATGCACAGAGACAGCTCAATTGCCTCtcaagaaatttttgaCGAAATCATTCTTGTCGACATTGTTGTAGCTCTCCTGATCTTCAAAGTATCTCATGACATGGCATTGCTGTTTCCAAAAGTTGATCAATTCTTGAAACTCCATTTGCCCCTTGGCATAAAGAATGTTGGTTACGTCCAAGTCGTTGACAAACCTCTGTCTTTCGAATTCTTGTCTGATCTTCGTCTTGACGTTGGAGACAGGCATATCCAACTCGTACAAGTTGCAAAACTCCTTGGAGTTTCTGATGTATCTTCTGTACAAGTGAATGactctctttttcatgtCCGCATGTGTTAGAGAACGACGGGTCGTCTCTGCAAATTCAGTAGCAAGGGTCATGACAGCACAAAATCTCTGGACTTTTGGTTAATATCGTAAAACAAATTGAAAGTTTTTGGTTGGCTAGAGTGCGGATGGGTGTGTGCAGCTCATAAAGTTCGTCACTGAATATGGGTGCGcatttgctgaagaagctcgcCGGATGGCTCTAGTAGCTTCACAAATCTGCACAATTCGAAGCAGTGGTCCCAACTTTCAGAACTTTTTAAAAGATCAATTATACGAAGAATAATTTGTCGATCCTTCGAGTCAAGTAGGGCTTGATCGTCCTCAGGGGTTTCCGCCGATTCGTACTCTCTCTTGAAGTTCAAATATACTATGAGGTAGTTGTAGCAAAGTTCCACATCCTGAGACTTGATCAATCTGttcatgaaattgagcGGGGTCtcattgagaagcttgaagaacttgtgCCAATAGCATATTTCAATTTTTCGTAAAAGATTGACGTAGATATTGTCAGCC encodes:
- a CDS encoding t-SNARE syntaxin is translated as MSSAIQNRTFEFQQCVSSYDKINRRQQGGQQRQDTSAPKKSRFSQQASIIAKDIAHTTELLSKLALLAKKKPLFDDRPVEIGELTYVIKQDIFKIEQSIQNLQRFAKGESSIQMDSQINQYSKNVLNLLNSKMKNVSGEFKNVLELRQKNELMNKTRQENFLSAATNRRQNSSTPLSESDSARGTGVNNSSHNLGENPYMHSFEDEPAQNGGAELLSIPDQTRQLLLMEEQSNEYLQQRNSAVETIEATINEVGNLFSQLATMVTEQGEQIQRIDQNVEDIDMNISGAQRELLKYYAHISNNRWLFLKIFGVMLFFFFLWVMVS
- the TUB2 gene encoding beta-tubulin, coding for MREIIHLSTGQCGNQIGAAFWETICGEHGLDNNGNYHGDDGIQKAKLDVYFNEASSGKYVPRAVLVDLEPGTIDAVKSSRIGNLFRPDNYIFGQSSAGNVWAKGHYTEGAELVDSVMDVVRREAEGCDSLQGFQITHSLGGGTGSGMGTLLISRIREEFPDRMMATFSVMPSPKVSDTVIEPYNATLSVHQLVENSDETFCIDNEALYNICQKTLRLPQPSYDQLNNLVSSVMSGVTTSLRYPGQLNSDLRKLAVNLVPFPRLHFFMVGYAPLTSMGSQSFRSLSVPELTQQMFDAKNMMAASDPRNGRYLTVAAFFRGNVSMKEVDDEMYKVQTRNADYFVEWIPNNVQTAVCSVPPKDLDMAATFIGNSTSIQELFKRVGDQFSAMFRRKAFLHWYTSEGMDEMEFTEAESNMNDLVSEYQQYQEASVEEEEDVDYGAEEAPLTDNMD